The Penaeus chinensis breed Huanghai No. 1 chromosome 16, ASM1920278v2, whole genome shotgun sequence genome window below encodes:
- the LOC125033488 gene encoding tetratricopeptide repeat protein 19, mitochondrial-like, with protein MIVVSNFSLLMRGLSLPYRVKRYELRHISTQMCFNAALGTQSQFKYCSRKGVIHDYASCINTIKGPDHPKTNNIMCNQHHTSLESNIFFKDKGKNEETRKKRIWKIHMLLGLSLLSSKEEGKEEKESELIIMIKRGILALKNGELNKAEQLLHVALKTAQEGQNRLAVTYIFDLLANLAYQREEYTKAEALFKEVLQRMLADGMSEDDNAVVEISLKLASVYASIKDYEKAVEGFHFCIGTQESKIKKIGEKDLDEDTLLLWAMSMDWYARFLLSIQKYEMAKIHFIKAYEMSERVNGPGHSQTAVLLNDIGSVCSLQKNYAEAVEYLEKAIDAARISQSADIASFYVNLGAVYLQQEILSIAERYCKEGLLLARKMKNEEAVDEANSCLAEINNLRKKK; from the exons atgattgttgtttcAAATTTCAGTCTTTTAATGCGGGGATTAAGTCTGCCTTACAGAGTAAAGAGATATGAGTTAAGACATATTAGTACACAAATGTGTTTCAATGCTGCCTTAGGTACTCAAAGTCAGTTTAAATATTGCAGTAGAAAAGGTGTAATTCATGATTATGCTTCATGTATAAACACAATCAAAGGACCTGACCACCCAAAGACAAATAATATTATGTGTAACCAACATCATACGTCACTTGAAAGCAATATATTTTTCAAAGATAAAGgcaaaaatgaagaaacaagaaaaaagaggatatgGAAGATCCATATGCTCTTAGGCCTCTCACTTCTTAGTTcaaaagaagaaggtaaagaagagaaggagtcaGAACTAATCATTATGATCAAGAGAGGAATTCTGGCATTAAAG AATGGTGAGCTAAATAAAGCAGAACAGCTTCTTCATGTAGCACTCAAGACTGCACAAGAAGGACAAAATAGACTAGCTGTCACTTACATATTTGATCTTCTAGCAAACCTAGCATACCAAAGGGAGGAGTACACTAAAGCAGAGGCTTTGTTCAAGGAAGTATTGCAGCGAATGTTAGCAG ATGGAATGTCAGAGGATGACAATGCTGTAGTTGAAATAAGCCTGAAACTTGCAAGTGTTTATGCCTCCATAAAGGACTACGAGAAAGCTGTGGAGGGATTTCATTTCTGCATTGGCACACAGGAGTCTAAGATAAAGAAGATTGGTGAGAAGGATCTAGATGAAGACACCCTCTTACTCTGGGCTATGAGCATGGACTGGTATGCACGATTCCTGCTGAGCATTCAGAAATATGAAATGGCAAAAATACATTTCATTAAGGCATATGAGATGAGTGAGCGTGTAAATGGTCCAGGGCACTCACAGACTGCAGTTTTGTTAAATGATATTGGGTCTGTCTGCTCTCTACAGAAGAATTATGCCGAAGCTGTTGAATATTTGGAAAAAGCTATTGATGCTGCAAGAATATCTCAGAGTGCAGACATTGCATCATTTTATGTAAATCTTGGTGCCGTTTATCTACAGCAGGAAATATTAAGCATTGCAGAAAGATATTGTAAAGAGGGATTGTTATTAGCACGAAAAATGAAGAACGAAGAGGCTGTGGATGAGGCAAATAGCTGTTTAGCAGAGAttaataatttaagaaaaaaaaagtag
- the LOC125033585 gene encoding COMM domain-containing protein 10-like, protein MLQLTKRLQEGISLINATDISKVKGLLSRVCASLSARHSQVFSEEEEEKLSASLGLPVEKTRQLIHTNIHIIQQAAHGMVRPAFLGEQLQACELTPDRANVFVEQWTIHAKQIVETLRQQSLSEKQLADISWELHLKTASSGCARQTHPIAHLQLNLSSSKEPSNTKMGSTESVVMQFNQDQLYQLYDQIEQIQANLDALR, encoded by the exons ATGTTGCAGCTTACTAAAAG ATTGCAGGAGGGAATCTCTTTAATCAATGCCACGGACATTAGTAAAGTCAAAGGACTTCTTAGTCGTGTGTGTGCGTCACTCAGTGCTAGACATTCACAG GTATtttcagaagaggaagaagagaagttgaGTGCTTCTCTTGGCCTGCCAGTTGAAAAGACAAGACAGTTgatacacaccaacatacatatcatacaacaG GCAGCACATGGGATGGTAAGACCAGCTTTCCTTGGAGAACAGCTTCAAGCGTGTGAACTAACACCAGATAGAGCCAATGTATTTGTGGAACAGTGGACAATACATGCAAAACAAATTGTGGAAACATTGCGACAGCAAAGTTTATCGGAGAAACAG CTGGCAGATATTTCATGGGAACTTCACCTGAAGACTGCTTCATCAGGATGTGCAAGACAGACTCACCCCATTGCACATTTACAACTGAACCTCAG CAGCAGCAAGGAGCCTTCAAACACCAAAATGGGAAGTACAGAGTCTGTGGTCATGCAGTTTAATCAAGACCAACTCTACCAGTTGTATGATCAAATTGAGCAAATTCAGGCGAATTTAGATGCTCTGAGGTAG